The nucleotide sequence CAACCTTGCTGAATGTGGCCCTTCTTCGCACACCTTCGCCTCCGACCTGTAAGAGTAACGCTCCAGTTATTAGTCGGTTGATCTGAGGACGTTGATTGTAGAGCCTTGGGTAGTGAGCAAGTTAGAGAGGGATTGGAAGATTGAAGCATCCTGATTCGTGCTACCAACATTGAATTGGTTCCCGGATACTTGGATCTAATGGTGTCTCTATGACACCCAAATATAAGCCACATATTATCAATCGGTGCCATTCGAAATTTGAAACATACTCAGTCCGGGTAGCCCAGGAATTCCTGAAAGGCCAGGGAGGCCTCCAATGCCGCCGATCCCTGGTAAACCTCCTAGTCCCCCGACTCCTGGTAGACCTCCTATGCCGCCGATTCCTGGTAAGCCTCCGAGTCCCCCGACTCCCGGTAGACCTCCTATGCCACCGATTCCTTGTAAACCTCCAAGTCCCCCGACTCCCAGTAGACCTGCTATGCCACCGATACCTGGTAAACCCCCAAGGCCCCCGACTCCCGGTAGACCTCCTATGCCGCCGATTCCGGGCGTGCCTCCAAGGCCCGGAAGACTTCCAATGCCGCCGAGTCCAGGAAGAGCACCAGTACCTCCTAATCCTGGAACACCTCCAATACCCCCAAGTCCAGGAAGGCCCGGAAGACCCCCGAGACCAGGAATGCTCCCGATGCCACCGAGTGCCGTGGGGCTTCCGAGTCCTGGGAGGCTTCCAAGGCCAGGGAGTCCTCCAACACCTAGGAGATCAGTGCAGTACTTGTAAGTCAGGGGCACACTTAATAGCCGATATAGCAGAGAAGCGTGCGAGATTATGAATCAAAGGACTGCAGCGAACAAGAAAAATCATGGAATGCCAGTGGCGGGGTATGAACCCACAACTCTGATTGCATTAGTTGCAGATTCATCTTCTGTCGCTGAAAGTAGACATCGCGGAGTGTCACGCAAAACCAACAAAAAA is from Ornithodoros turicata isolate Travis chromosome 8, ASM3712646v1, whole genome shotgun sequence and encodes:
- the LOC135366173 gene encoding uncharacterized protein LOC135366173 isoform X1; translation: MPRYVSVPFSVVTVMIGIGCSAQGYISGYPGILGLPGFGTAGLSGVPGLQGGLLGIPGVLGVGGLPGLGSLPGLGSPTALGGIGSIPGLGGLPGLPGLGGIGGVPGLGGTGALPGLGGIGSLPGLGGTPGIGGIGGLPGVGGLGGLPGIGGIAGLLGVGGLGGLQGIGGIGGLPGVGGLGGLPGIGGIGGLPGVGGLGGLPGIGGIGGLPGLSGIPGLPGLSRRRRCAKKGHIQQG
- the LOC135366173 gene encoding uncharacterized PE-PGRS family protein PE_PGRS46-like isoform X3 — protein: MPRYVSVPFSVVTVMIGIGCSAQGIPGSIGGVGGLPGLGSLPGLGSPTALGGIGSIPGLGGLPGLPGLGGIGGVPGLGGTGALPGLGGIGSLPGLGGTPGIGGIGGLPGVGGLGGLPGIGGIAGLLGVGGLGGLQGIGGIGGLPGVGGLGGLPGIGGIGGLPGVGGLGGLPGIGGIGGLPGLSGIPGLPGLSRRRRCAKKGHIQQG
- the LOC135366173 gene encoding collagen alpha-2(IV) chain-like isoform X2, with the translated sequence MPRYVSVPFSVVTVMIGIGCSAQGYISGYPGILGLPGFGTAGLSGVPGLQGGLLGIPGVLGVGGLPGLGSLPGLGSPTALGGIGSIPGLGGLPGLPGLGGIGGVPGLGGTGALPGLGGIGSLPGLGGTPGIGGIGGLPGVGGLGGLPGGLPGVGGLGGLPGIGGIGGLPGVGGLGGLPGIGGIGGLPGLSGIPGLPGLSRRRRCAKKGHIQQG